tatcttACAGCTAATTTTGAATGCTAAATGCCATGCTATCAGAGATGCTCAGATTCTTGAGAAACATCAGATTAAGGGTGAGATGATTAGCGAAGAAAAACGTCTAGACTCCATGATGGAGGTCGATCGACAGAATGCTATTAAGATTCAGGAGGAGATTGAGAAACAGAGAAAGGGGGAGAGATATCTAGGGGCAGCTAAACTCCTCGACCAGATCCAGGAAAATGAAGAGTCACGCCTGTTTGACCTTGAGAGGAAGGACATGGAAAATGTACAGATGCAGAAATACATTGAGAAAATGATGGAAGAGGATAAGACGAGTCTCGAGAAACGTAAAGTTGAACAGACAGTTCTCAGGGTAGGTTCATGTCGGTATCTTCATGCGttattttcaaaacatgatTTTCAGAGATCTatgtatttgattttgtatGAATAAATTTTGGACAAATTTAAGGTGAAAGAATGTGGAAAATTTTTTAATCCAAACTCAAAATCTTTTATCATAATTCACCATGAAGCCTTTCTATTATGGACTCTGAGTTTTCCAACATCTTGCTTGATTTAATATTTCTGCTtgattggggttttttttaggAGGAACTTAACAAAGCTAATGATGAGATGATTCACAGAAAAACACTCCGAGCAGAACAAGAGAGAGCAGAAGAGGAGAAAGTCATTGAGTACATGAAGAAGAAAGCTGTGAGTTATTGTTAATGTAGATTACACCTTGTTTCCTGTGAGGCCAGCTATAAAGATACAATGCCTAAAACATGATGTATCAGTACCCATGTTTTCACTAAACCTACCGACCCTATATTTTTCTGCCttatatattttgctattttcaATAAATGCCTAGTCAAGATTCTTTGTCTATATAGAATCTTAGTAAAACTGACTAAATCAAAAAAGTTTTATGTAATTAATCATGGAAATGCCATGACAGACTGGAATGCTCAAACACGTTTGATATAACAATGACTGGAAAACCGTAATTTtagtatgttacatgtattcttGGAGAACCATGTGCATGCtgaaatttttttaacattcattTATCCTCACTTTGATAAAATGTTATCCCAAAGCAAGTTCTAAAAAGAttgtaaatttattttgttgatctgataagatttatttacaatatttgaatAACACTTCTAATGTCATACTTCGGGTAAATTTTCTCATGAttggagattttttttcttgcttTGGGTTGCTTTGCATTAATAGGGAAATAAAGAGTGTTTGGGTGGTAAATTTATGTACTACCTTTTATGGATTACATTTAAAGCAGGTATAGATTAAACCTTGAAAtacataggtatatatatacaaggatCAATCTAGGTATTTTTCACTGCGGTTTTTGGATAGTTTCCCCTCAGACTAAATTCacttaaatattgtattttccctCATTTGAACGGCAATAATCCTCCAGATTTGCTTTCCTAATTAACCATTTACTGTTTTCACttggaatatacatgtatgtgttttaaaGGTAAAAAACTGAAACTTTGTGATTTTCAAATTTCCCCTGTTCAGAACTGATTCCCCATTTTGTCCAAAACAGGTACCAGGTAGTTTCCCCTTAATTTTAGATTAATCCCTgaaagttttatttgtttatcagGAGAGAGAGGCTGCCTATGAAAAGGAACAAGAACGCATCAGGATAGAGAAGGAGAAAGAAACATCTCGACTACGAGCACTTCAGGAGCGTGCAAGGGATGAACAAGCCGAAAGAGACGCTCTGCGAGCAAAACGTGCCCAGGAACAGACAGAGCGGGAATGGAGAAAGAAAGAGGCAGAGGAGATGCGCAAAAAGGCTGAAACCGAATGCATGTTGATTGAAGCACGTGCTAAACAGATGAACCAGAAAGAGCACTTCTTGGCAGTCCAGGCACAAAGGGAACGTGTCGAGTTTGAAAGAGTTTTACAGTAAGTATGATACATATTCACCTGGACTTAATCAACACACTGTGTCTGGGTATTCACATAAAAGTTAAATATCTCTTGAACCGTTATGTGTAGATTTTATTTCCGTGTCAGatcaaatcaaatttaaaaaatatttactttcaATTCGGGGCCAGTTTCATTAATAATTCCTTAACCTATAATCTTTCATTGAAAAGATTTAAAGAGTTTAAGGAAGGTTCccaaattatgattttttcCTTAAATGGAATAATCCAATAACATTTTCCTCTGTTAAATTTTAAGTGCCTACATTTTCATTTATCAAAGTTGTGTTTTATTGCCTTTTCATGAGTATAAATTCTTTAACTATGGGAAATATTCAATCAAAAGTATCAGGGAtcttcatatatttttttcaaaactttcttgtttattttaaacaGTGCCCAGAAGGAACTAGTTGAGAAGGAACGTCGAGAGGAACTGGAAGCTACCAAGAAACGCCATACCCATGCTGACGATGTCCGTCAACAGATCCGCCAGAAGGAAACACACCGTATTATGGAACGTAATGCATTCTTTGAGGAGGGTGTTAAGTTGGACGAGGAAGCACGCATCCGACGAAGCAAGTTAGAGGAAGTTAAGAGGAAGAAGCTGGGAGAGTTGAGGTGGGTTatcgttttgttttgtagatttCTATATGTCTGTCAAACAGGCCCAATGGGCCTTGATGTTCAGGTTTACCTGAATGAAATTTGGATTGGattcaatatgaaaacaaatatcagcttTAGATGACAGAAAtgaaatctataaaaaaaaaacagcaaatttAAATGAGGTTTTAAAATACTGTCCAGTCAAATATCTTTTGtcatttaccttttttttttttctgaaaaaaaaacaacaacatgtttttacaagaaaaaatataagtactgtacaTAATATACTTATTGAACAAATATCcaagaaaacatatatattatttttaaaatttttgtggAAATCTATCAACAGGGATGCTGGAATACCAGAACGATATGTCACCCATGTGGCACACAAAGTAGATGTTGTCACAGCTTCATAAATATGCAACAGTTGTGGGGCGTTTCCTCCAATAGGAGGCGGGGTCAGTACTGCTTGATTGGCACATGTCAAAGTGCTTTTGGGTGTGGCTTGATGTAAAGTGCCAGTTCATTCAATTTTTTCTATTGCACACTCCTTTGCTTTTTTGGAGGACCACATTTCGGAGAAAAAAATCACACAGTCTATCACTGTATAATTTTCTTTGCATGAAAATGGAATTTCTGAACCAACTTTTCCACAGAATTGCACATGTGTATCACTATGCAATGTTTTGCACAATTTGTACAGAAATATGAAATCTGTTCTTGGAGTTAAATATGTTTCCAAAAAATTCAATCATTCATATTTCAAATGGGATTGAATGTTTTTCTGGTCAATTCAAATTTACAGAAGGTTAATGCCAAGAATtcgaattttgtttttttctttatttttttgtacactatattgtattgtaaaaattaattataaattaaattcaacaaatcaattgaaaaacattcatttcttaaataaaaatCAACCAAATAAATGGATTTTTATTCTTCTTTAAGTTGAAGTATGTTCcaaagaaaaatatgttttcaaaacataccatacataataaaattacatttttaaagggagataatcataATACTTGCTGGTGTGGACTTTTGCAATTACAATGTGTGCATGGTGATTTtggttgtttgtggtattgGGATGCTGAGATATTTAAATGGCTTGGTGTACATACTTTTCATATAATGTAAACCTAACacttgaactatatatatatgtatccagGTAAATTGAGTGTggagtattatatactgtattgggAATCCAATTGGTTTCTATTCCAgagtaggtatatataggtatagacTTGACTGTATCCTTGTATTAGGGTCCTGGTGGATAGCGACTGGAAAATATTAAATTGTAGGAGATGTTTTTAATGTTCACAAAATAAACTTGATTCatatatacggtaaacctccggttagttcgaacaaaattaaataaatattgacgaacctgttcgaATTACATgtattcgaaattatgcttcagaaaatatatatattcatatctGGTATATCTGGACAAGCTATTTCAGATCATACATTATGAATAACTTGTGTTTCATAAAGATATCAAAGTGTTAGTGTTGTGATCATTTGATGTAGATATAAAAACAATCATGTTCCGACAGATCATGTGTTTGGAGTGGAATATGTGAATTTGTTACATGGGACATGTTTTCAGATAGAGTATTCAATATTAGTAGTATGGTTACAAGTAACTGCTAGAGGAGGCCAATTCCTTTTTGATTGAGATAGTCAAGTATGAAAAAATATTCCTAAAGGGTTCTTAAAAAGGTTGCTTAGTTGTTATTTTTCCATACCAGATGAAGTATTAAAAATTGAATCagtaattattatttatttattaatattgtgTGAGTATACACATggtaaaaatgtatttcaacttattttaaataaaattaaattaaataaaaaataaaaaggtacATTTGATCCTATCCCTATGATCAAAGTAGAATTTTACACAGTTACTGGTAGTTggtattttttaaatgaagttACAGGGCAACAAAAATCAACCAAgataatttgaatatatattgtgaaaacaaagaaattttAAACTGCAGTATTAGATGTACAGGAAATAGCGAATATTCTAATTTGATTGTATTTTGAAGAATGTAACTTCAATGTACTCATTTAAAATGTTACAAAGGTATTTTCTTTCTGGTAAAGACATAGGGACAGAGGAAACTAGTAATTTCATTACAATCGCACAAGTTTTTGCTAGATTTGTTTGAGCTAACTTTTTCTTATcattatgttgttgtttttcagaAATGCTGGAATTCCGGAAAAGTATTTGGCACAAGTGGAAAGAAAGATCACAGCACCCCAGCATGTCAGTGCTTGATGAACACCTGATAGACTGtcaaaaatacaaacattccAGAGATTAAGATTTAAGTAAAACTGTTTAAGTAGATATTCGCTGGATATTACAACGAGAggcatatatataaaaaagtgAAAAAGCGAAAACCCAGTCGAGTTCAGCTTGGTTTTATTTCAAGTATATAGCTCACAGAACTAAGATTCAAgtacacaaatatcacatcTTAGATATTCGGTAAACGATAGTGAATTTAAATAAgacaaaaatgaatttgaatataGACTGAACACTTTGACTGAACactaaaagtattcatttttaAAGCTAGAACATTAAAAGTGTTCATTTCTAAAGCTTGAACATTAAAACTGttaatttttaaagtttttttttttttaaagagtttATCTGAAAGGCAATTTTTCGGTATTGCGTGTATGAAAATTCTTTGTTACTCCGATCCATGGCGTAACATGTTATGATCAAAGTTCATATATCACAAAATGTTGAAGCTATCCAACCTCATTTTGTTTATAGGTCATTTTCAATATTAGTACATTGTTAATATCATCCTGTATTTCCGTTTCTTACGAAACCCAAACATCTATACATTTCCACACAATTTGCAGCAGACATCTTGAATTTTATACTAATTTGCCATATCAAACAATTATTTTCCTGAAATTTCTGGAAAAACAATAATTGGTTTATATGGTCAGCCAAGTATAAGTCACTATACGCTGTCAACCtgaatttttcataatttttttcaaaaggaaGATAAAAGTTGAATGGTTGACTCAATGCTGCATGTTTTGTTCTGAGCACACTAATACGGTTGTGTCCAAGTATATCAAAGCtgtgatatattatatgttttaatgtCATGTGATAATTTAGTTTAGAACCAGAGAGGTGTGCTCAGTTTCCGTACTTTTAAGTATAGCATTAGAATTGGCACATTTATATTGAAACAAGCATTCGGTGATAATAAGAATTACATTTCTACCTTGTTTATAAAATGTCTAATATTATCACATTTGCTgtcaaattaaaacagaaactAATAAATGTTACACGTTTTGAgttggttttttaaaaatatttaatgaaagAACTTTTTCCTAGCATCTGTTTGAATTAATCATAGTACAGTTAAgctttaattattttgatactAAAAACTTTCAATAAAgaaatttcatcattttatttCGCATTGAAATCTTCTTATTTTGAAACttgtttcatttcaatattttgctAATCTGTAGggagattattttttttaaaagtgttAGTGTCACAATCaagaatttaaaattaatataagAGGTTAAGTAACAAGAAGATCAGGCACAGAATGAAGGGTTGGATGATGCTAATGTGTCAGATTTTAATCAACGGGGGTATTTTGATACAACTTAATTTTACTGTCAGTGTTTGGTTATAAATGTGATGGATGATCTGAGAGTGCAACCTCTGTTTCTCATTGATAAATACCCTCTgtacaaaaatgaataaaaaaaatatttattacattattttgtgtatagttgtacatacagtactttatttatctgaaaataagccactgtccacaaataagcttAAGCTTATGTACTTAAATAAGCCAATGCACACAAATAATCTGATGTTCTAAAATAAGTCACTGCACACAAATAAGCTTCTATCCACAAATAAGCTTCTATCCACAGATAAGTCGCTATCCACAAATAAGCAGTCCACAAATAAGCTTCTGTCCTCAAATAAGCCACTGTCCACTGATAAGCTTCTGTCTTCAAATGAATGTGATGCGTGCTTGGTGTAAATAGATCAGATCTGATGTTACAATAAACAGTTAGAAAAACTACAAAGGAAACAGTAGTAGCAGCATTAGATTCTGATattaaggggagacaacctgaTCTAAGTTTAGATATAGTGAATGAAAATGACAACATTGTCAGCAGTCAGCAAATTGGTGACAAAATATCCTTCAGGTGAATCAATCCCCATCATTATACGAATGTtatgttgttacatgtaggttAAGTTTCTGATTTAACCCTAATACAGTTCAGTGAAATAATgaacacacatgtacatttgtacatatacatgtacttttaataGAAGAATTTACAgcaatattaattttgtaccaTTTACAAAAATCTACAAATCTTTCATTTGATCAGCTGTGtgatgtacacaatatatactctATACttactatatattacattatttacatgtttttaaagttataaaaaaaactaaattgaactataattattgatatttatacatttgcTTAGATGTAAATCAATggtaggggccgcggtggccgagtggttaaggtgtcccgacacgttaacactagccctccacctctgggttgcgagttcgaaacctacgtaggccggtggtttttctccgggtactccggctttcctccacctccaaaacctggcacgtccttaaatgaccctggctgttaataggacgttaaacaaaaacaaacaaaaatatatcaatgaatatcagtgaataaatgaataatagataaataaacacaGTCATTCATAAAGATGGATAAAGCTTAATGTTAGcatttattttacaagtttTCTGAAAACATGCCTGCTTTTCAAAAcgtcaaaaataatatttaaatatcatgGACATGCATAGGCCTAGTATTTGTACGTCCCTGTTTATATCCTGCAAAATGATGACCTTTGAGAAATAATATAATTGACCTCCCAAGACACCCAAGAACGTATCTCAGCATCTGTGATTTATGAGCCTTGTGATCAAATTAAGACAGCTTTTATCAGCCTATTTGGAATTGTTTGGTCGCCTCCTATACTTTATGCTGTTGGCATCACTGATTGTTCAAGAAGCTAGGACTACAAAGCTCTTTGATCTGTTCCTGTCATCACGGACAGTCCAAGAAggacacagttgtatgatgtccctgacatcatgGACAGATCAAGAgggacacagctgtatgatgtccctgacatcacggACAGTCCAAGAaggacacagctgtatgatgtccctgacatcactgacagtCCAAGAAgaacacagttgtatgatgtccctgacatcactgaaaGTCCAAGAAgaacacagctgtatgatgtccctgataTCACGGACAGTCCAAGAAgaacacagttgtatgatgtacctgacatcactgacagtCCAAGAAgaacacagttgtatgatgtcccggACATCACGGACAGTCCAAGAAgaacacagttgtatgatgtacCTGACATCATTGACAGTCCAAGAAgaacacagttgtatgatgtccctatccTCGCTGTCAGTCCAAAGAgaacacagttgtatgatgtccctgacatcatgGACAGTCCAAGAAgaacacagttgtatgatgtcccggACATCACGGACAGTCCAAGAAgaacacagttgtatgatgtacctgacatcactgacagtCCAAGAAgaacacagttgtatgatgtcccaaacatcactgacattCCAAGAAGAAgaacacagttgtatgatgtcccaaacatcactgacaatCCAAGAAGAAgaacacagttgtatgatgtccctatccTCACTGACAGTCCAAGAAGAAgaacacagttgtatgatgtccctgacatcactgacagtCCAAGAAgaacacagttgtatgatgtccctgacatcatgGACAGTCCAAGAaggacacagctgtatgatgtccctgacatctcTGACAGTCCAAGAAgaacacagttgtatgatgtccctgacatcacagACAGTCCAAGAAggacacagttgtatgatatccctgacatcactgacagtCCAAGAAgaacacagttgtatgatgtccctgacatcacggACAGTCCCAGAAggacacagttgtatgatatccctgacatcactgacagtCCAAGAAGAACACAGATGTATGATGTTCCTGACATCACGGACAGTCCAAGAAgaacacagttgtatgatatccctgacatcactgacagtCCAAGAAGAACACAGttttatgatgtccctatccTCGCTGGCAGTCTAAGAAGGACACAGCTGTATGACTTCCCTATCATTTTTGACTGTCTAAGAAGAgcacagttgtatgatgtccctgacaacACGGACAGTCCAAGGACacatttgtatgatgtccctgacatcacggAAAGTCCAAGAaggacacagctgtatgatgtccctgacatcactgacagtCCAAGAAGAAgaacacattgtatgatgtcccaaacatcactgacagACCAAGAgggacacagctgtatgatgacatcatgtccctgacatcactgacagtCCAAGAAGAAgaacacagctgtatgatgtcccaaacatcactgacagTCCAAGAAGAAgaacacagttgtatgatgtccctatccTCACTGGCAGTCCAAGAAGAAgaacacagttgtatgatgtccctatccTCACTGGCAGTCCAAGAAGAAgaacacagctgtatgatgtccctatccTTGCTGACATTCCAAGAAGGACacaattgtatgatgtccctatccTTGCTGGCAGTCCAAGAAgaacacagttgtatgatgtccctgacatcactgacagtCCAAGAAGGACGACATTCTCTATAACTTATTTgaatacctacatgtacagcCTTGTTTTGCACTGAACTAATAACACTGTATTTAATCGTGCAAAAAGCACTGTTCCTTATACGGAATTTATTACTTGTTTCAGCACACCCGTTACATATTACATAGAATTATGTTGTTATCTCAATCTATGAAAATTAGACTTACAATTTCCGTTCCTCTAATATGTTCTAAGATACACTGCAATAGTATCATAtatatggggcgccgttttactatttattcccatttggtgatatcacctattcaaatgagtgatatcacctattcgaataagtgatatcacctattcgtttcattaagtgatatcacccatttgaataggtgatatcactcattcgaataggtgatatcacttattgaaacgaataggtgatatcaccaatttgaataggtgatatcactcatttgatgAATAGGAAATGGGGGTTCTGCGCCACTTTATCCCTCcttctttatttatagtaaatccCTCCCTGGCGGGATGGATCAGTGAGGGATCAGTGAGGGATGAGGGATTGACCCCATGACCTATAATTAGAATGTCCTATTAATTTATAATATCAATAGGTATAAGAGCAGTGAAACATCCATTCACAGCCAATATTTCCGGACCTACGTCCTGTGGAAAGACAAACTTGCGGCACTTTCCGCGGCACCTGCGGCAGAAAGTGCCGCAAGTGCCGCAAGAGTTTGTCTTTCCACAGGACGTAGGTCCGGAAATATTGGCTGTGAATGGATGTTTCACTGCGCTTATACCTATTGATATTATAAATTAATAGGACATTCTAATTATAGGTCATGGGGTCAATCCCTCATCACTCACTGATCCCTCACTGATCCATCCCGCCAGGGAGGGATTTACTTTAAATAAAGAAGGAGGGATAAAGTGGCGCAGAACCCCCATTTCCTATTCATCACccatttgaaaaatgaattggtgatatcacctatttgaataggtgatatcactgattgaataggtgatatcacctattcgaataggtgatatcaccaaatgggaataaatagtaaaactgCGCCCCATACATATAGGAGTGGGAATTATAAGTCTGATCTTAATTAGAATGGTTAACATCGATTCCTGTCACATTTTCGTTATGTTGTACCCACGTTGTGTTAGGTTGTTACGTTGTGTTACTTGTACCCACATTGTGTTACGTTGTGTTACTTGTGCCCATATTGTGTTACGTTGTGCCCACGTTGTGTTACGTTTATCCACGTTGTTACTTGTGCCCACATTGTGTTACGTTGTACCCAcgttgttatatacattgtacccacattgtgttacattgtacCCACGTTGTGTTACCCACGTTGTGTAACGTTGTACCCACGTTGTGATACGCTTTTTCACGTTGTTCTCACGTTTCCCTCGTACAATGTTGGGAGAGAAACGTAAGCGAATTTCCTAATTTGTCAAGAATTTAAATCTCAAGTCTGTGTGTTGTCacgttatatgacgtcataagaCACTAGAGCTCTTTAATCTAGATTAATATATTCTCGTCTATATAATGATGGAAATAAA
This genomic stretch from Pecten maximus chromosome 13, xPecMax1.1, whole genome shotgun sequence harbors:
- the LOC117340532 gene encoding breast cancer anti-estrogen resistance protein 1-like: MDRSRGTQLYDVPDITDSPRRTQLYDVPDITDSPRRTQLYDVPDITESPRRTQLYDVPDITDSPRRTQLYDVPDITDSPRRTQLYDVPDITDSPRRTQLYDVPDIIDSPRRTQLYDVPILAVSPKRTQLYDVPDIMDSPRRTQLYDVPDITDSPRRTQLYDVPDITDSPRRTQLYDVPNITDIPRRRTQLYDVPNITDNPRRRTQLYDVPILTDSPRRRTQLYDVPDITDSPRRTQLYDVPDIMDSPRRTQLYDVPDISDSPRRTQLYDVPDITDSPRRTQLYDIPDITDSPRRTQLYDVPDITDSPRRTQLYDIPDITDSPRRTQMYDVPDITDSPRRTQLYDIPDITDSPRRTQFYDVPILAGSLRRTQLYDFPIIFDCLRRAQLYDVPDNTDSPRTHLYDVPDITESPRRTQLYDVPDITDSPRRRTHCMMSQTSLTDQEGHSCMMTSCP
- the LOC117340811 gene encoding cilia- and flagella-associated protein 45-like isoform X1, coding for MPGSVVSAVGSQTSSASSRRGKTKNYRTVSNHSQIDESLFGAPNHVSKRQEMLQDKWNNNQEITIEQMARERSSKRKNGNGKKGKETVQVITKDLIRNLIVPTEDPSGQSMILQRYDFYRVLKSAEVLTKEQKLAELARIKEEKLREEEECERRKNQMKEYDMDRRKNEALNDLEEEAKENAEHLLAKANEMRQEQEDEIKHLNELILNAKCHAIRDAQILEKHQIKGEMISEEKRLDSMMEVDRQNAIKIQEEIEKQRKGERYLGAAKLLDQIQENEESRLFDLERKDMENVQMQKYIEKMMEEDKTSLEKRKVEQTVLREELNKANDEMIHRKTLRAEQERAEEEKVIEYMKKKAEREAAYEKEQERIRIEKEKETSRLRALQERARDEQAERDALRAKRAQEQTEREWRKKEAEEMRKKAETECMLIEARAKQMNQKEHFLAVQAQRERVEFERVLHAQKELVEKERREELEATKKRHTHADDVRQQIRQKETHRIMERNAFFEEGVKLDEEARIRRSKLEEVKRKKLGELRNAGIPEKYLAQVERKITAPQHVSA
- the LOC117340811 gene encoding cilia- and flagella-associated protein 45-like isoform X2, which codes for MPGSVVSAVGSQTSSASSRRGKTKNYRTVSNHSQIDESLFGAPNHVSKRQEMLQDKWNNNQEITIEQMARERSSKRKNGNGKKGKETVQVITKDLIRNLIVPTEDPSGQSMILQRYDFYRVLKSAEVLTKEQKLAELARIKEEKLREEEECERRKNQMKEYDMDRRKNEALNDLEEEAKENAEHLLAKANEMRQEQEDEIKHLNELILNAKCHAIRDAQILEKHQIKGEMISEEKRLDSMMEVDRQNAIKIQEEIEKQRKGERYLGAAKLLDQIQENEESRLFDLERKDMENVQMQKYIEKMMEEDKTSLEKRKVEQTVLREELNKANDEMIHRKTLRAEQERAEEEKVIEYMKKKAEREAAYEKEQERIRIEKEKETSRLRALQERARDEQAERDALRAKRAQEQTEREWRKKEAEEMRKKAETECMLIEARAKQMNQKEHFLAVQAQRERVEFERVLHAQKELVEKERREELEATKKRHTHADDVRQQIRQKETHRIMERNAFFEEGVKLDEEARIRRSKLEEVKRKKLGELRDAGIPERYVTHVAHKVDVVTAS